From one Catenuloplanes nepalensis genomic stretch:
- a CDS encoding CARDB domain-containing protein, with product MKLTHVLLAAVTVAAAILTPTPAQAAAADLAPGKPVEASSAVFSFVAPNANDGNIGSYWESNGFPATLTVKLGADADVTAVVIKLNPDPIWAARTQNLQINARAAAATGFTSLKSRADYRFDPAAGQNTVTIPVTGRASDVQLQFFSNTGAPGGQIGELQVIGDWAPNPDLVVTGATWTPAAPAEGTPIALSATVRNQGTATAAANRVDFQINGAVVGSATVGALAAGASATVTATVPAQPMGSHTVTVAADAGRTIVERDEANNAFTAPARLVVGQAPGPDLQVTGVTTNPANPPAGAAVSFSVAVHNRGTSAAAASTTRVTVGGATLTGATPSIAAGATATVAITGTWTAVDGGATVTATADATGVIAETNENNNALTRSIVVGRGAALPYAEYEAEAARHNGTLIEADPLRTFGHTNFGSESSGRKSVRLTGTGQFVEFTSTIPANSIVVRNSVPDAPNGGGQDHTISLYVNDQFTRKLTLSSRNSWLYGTTDDTESLSNTPSADARRLFDETSALLGTSYPAGTRFKLQRDAGDSAAYHVIDLIDLEQVAPAASQPAGCTSITAYGAVPNDGGDDTAAIQRAVTDDENGVISCVWIPAGRWRQEQKILSPDPNRGQYNQRGLRNVVIRGAGMWHTVLYSDTQPQHATGGINHPHEGNVGFEIDDNTQISDLAVFGNTQNRANRGHGLNGRFGRDTRISNVWIEHVNVGAWVGRDYSDTPAYWNPANNLQFENMRIRNTFADGINFSNGTKNSRVFNSSFRTTGDDSLAVWANPYVRDQAVDIASGNRFLNNTVQLPWRANGIAIYGGSDNSIESNLVYDTANYPGIMLATDHSPLPFGGTTLIANNGLHRTGGAFWNEDQEFGAITLFPQGRDITGVVIRDTEIVDSTYDGIQFKTGGGNMPNVAITNVRIDRSNNGAGILAMSGARGNAVLTNVTITNSADGDIVIQPGSQFTITR from the coding sequence ATGAAGCTGACGCATGTCCTCCTCGCGGCGGTCACGGTCGCCGCGGCCATCCTCACACCCACACCCGCGCAGGCAGCCGCCGCCGATCTCGCACCCGGGAAGCCGGTCGAGGCGTCGTCGGCCGTCTTCTCGTTCGTCGCGCCGAACGCCAACGACGGCAACATCGGCAGCTACTGGGAGTCGAACGGCTTCCCGGCCACGCTGACCGTGAAGCTCGGCGCGGACGCCGACGTCACCGCCGTCGTGATCAAGCTGAATCCCGACCCGATCTGGGCCGCGCGCACGCAGAACCTGCAGATCAACGCGCGGGCCGCGGCCGCCACCGGCTTCACCTCGCTGAAGTCCCGCGCCGACTACCGGTTCGACCCGGCCGCGGGCCAGAACACGGTCACGATCCCGGTGACCGGCCGCGCGTCCGACGTGCAGCTGCAGTTCTTCTCGAACACCGGCGCGCCCGGCGGGCAGATCGGGGAGCTGCAGGTCATCGGCGACTGGGCGCCGAACCCGGACCTGGTCGTCACGGGTGCGACGTGGACGCCGGCCGCACCGGCCGAGGGCACGCCGATCGCGCTCTCCGCCACCGTACGCAACCAGGGCACCGCGACCGCCGCCGCGAACCGGGTCGACTTCCAGATCAACGGCGCGGTCGTCGGCAGCGCCACGGTCGGCGCGCTCGCGGCCGGCGCGTCCGCCACGGTCACCGCGACCGTGCCGGCGCAGCCGATGGGCAGCCACACCGTCACGGTCGCGGCCGACGCCGGTCGCACAATCGTCGAGCGGGACGAGGCGAACAACGCGTTCACCGCACCGGCCCGGCTGGTGGTCGGCCAGGCGCCCGGCCCGGACCTGCAGGTCACCGGCGTGACCACGAACCCGGCGAACCCGCCGGCCGGCGCGGCCGTGTCGTTCTCGGTCGCGGTGCACAACCGGGGGACCAGCGCGGCGGCCGCGTCCACCACCCGCGTCACGGTCGGCGGCGCCACGCTGACCGGCGCCACGCCGTCGATCGCGGCCGGTGCGACCGCGACCGTGGCGATCACCGGCACCTGGACCGCGGTCGACGGCGGCGCGACCGTGACCGCCACCGCGGACGCGACCGGCGTGATCGCGGAGACGAACGAGAACAACAACGCGCTGACCAGGTCGATCGTGGTCGGTCGCGGTGCCGCGCTGCCGTACGCGGAGTACGAGGCCGAGGCCGCCCGCCACAACGGCACGCTGATCGAGGCGGACCCGCTGCGCACGTTCGGGCACACCAACTTCGGCTCCGAGTCGTCCGGACGCAAATCCGTGCGGCTGACCGGCACCGGCCAGTTCGTCGAGTTCACCTCCACGATCCCGGCGAACTCGATCGTGGTCCGCAACTCCGTCCCGGACGCGCCGAACGGCGGCGGGCAGGACCACACCATCAGCCTGTACGTCAACGACCAGTTCACCCGCAAGCTGACGCTGTCGTCCCGGAACAGCTGGCTCTACGGCACCACGGACGACACCGAGAGCCTGTCGAACACGCCGTCCGCGGACGCCCGCCGGCTCTTCGACGAGACGAGCGCGCTGCTCGGCACCTCGTATCCGGCCGGCACCCGCTTCAAGCTGCAACGCGACGCGGGTGACAGCGCGGCGTACCACGTCATCGATCTGATCGACCTGGAGCAGGTCGCGCCGGCCGCGTCCCAGCCGGCCGGGTGCACGTCGATCACCGCCTACGGCGCGGTGCCGAACGACGGCGGGGACGACACCGCGGCGATCCAGCGCGCGGTCACCGACGACGAGAACGGCGTCATCTCCTGCGTCTGGATCCCGGCCGGCCGCTGGCGCCAGGAACAGAAGATCCTCTCCCCGGACCCGAACCGCGGCCAGTACAACCAGCGCGGCCTGCGCAACGTGGTGATCCGCGGCGCCGGCATGTGGCACACCGTGCTCTACTCCGACACCCAGCCGCAGCACGCGACCGGCGGCATCAACCACCCGCACGAGGGCAACGTCGGCTTCGAGATCGACGACAACACGCAGATCTCCGACCTGGCCGTCTTCGGCAACACGCAGAACCGGGCGAACCGCGGGCACGGGCTCAACGGCCGGTTCGGGCGGGACACCCGGATCAGCAACGTGTGGATCGAGCACGTCAACGTGGGCGCCTGGGTCGGCCGCGACTACTCGGACACGCCCGCGTACTGGAACCCCGCGAACAACCTGCAGTTCGAGAACATGCGGATCCGGAACACGTTCGCGGACGGCATCAACTTCAGCAACGGCACGAAGAACTCGCGCGTGTTCAACTCGTCGTTCCGGACCACGGGTGACGACTCGCTGGCGGTCTGGGCCAACCCCTACGTCCGGGACCAGGCGGTCGACATCGCGTCCGGCAACCGGTTCCTCAACAACACGGTGCAGCTGCCGTGGCGGGCGAACGGGATCGCGATCTACGGCGGATCGGACAACAGCATCGAGAGCAACCTGGTGTACGACACCGCGAACTACCCGGGGATCATGCTGGCCACCGACCACAGCCCGCTGCCGTTCGGCGGGACCACGCTGATCGCGAACAACGGGCTGCACCGTACCGGCGGGGCGTTCTGGAACGAGGATCAGGAGTTCGGCGCGATCACGCTCTTCCCGCAGGGGCGCGACATCACCGGCGTGGTCATCCGGGACACCGAGATCGTGGACTCCACCTACGACGGGATCCAGTTCAAGACCGGCGGCGGCAACATGCCGAACGTGGCGATCACGAACGTGCGCATCGACCGGTCGAACAACGGCGCCGGCATCCTCGCGATGAGCGGCGCGCGCGGCAACGCGGTGCTGACGAACGTGACCATCACGAACTCGGCGGACGGCGACATCGTCATCCAGCCGGGCTCGCAGTTCACCATCACGCGCTGA
- a CDS encoding S8 family serine peptidase: MSHLSSRGRRSLATLLASGLAAGAVMLPGAAPASADPTEAEVPKSSPAEALGAEDAKLLAEAEASGKPTVTVMVATDTGEAGAVAGELEALGATVSRSVDKLGYVLAKVPTGAVVRAAQLPRVAALDLDRTLRLPDPAEGLSTGAAAKAAAGPGATTPAKNPYLPTVDTGSVDFKKKNPAYDGRGITIGVMDSGVDLDHPALQTTSTGERKIVDWFTATDPLEDATWRRMTFAAAGPSFTVNGAAFTAPAGSYFFNFFYESTTAASEPGGDVNRDGDTTDAFGVLYDPATHDIRIDTDLDRSFTDETVMRPYKEKFQVGHFGTDNPATAIAEHMPFVVEYREDVQGADYVSIGIVESAHGTHVAGIAAGSNLFGNEAFDGQAPGAKIVSGRACSWGGGCTYAALTDGMVDMVVNRHVDVINMSIGGLSGLNDGRNAWTMLYNRLINDYGVQMFISAGNSGPGLNTLGDPSTAADVVSVGSSISKETWLANYGSVVGTAYGMHPYSSRGPREDGGFKPNIVAPGSAISSVPTWQPGQPGAQAGYALPPGYAMFNGTSMASPQAAGAAALLLSAARANDRGLTPAQLRRGIYTSAKFIKDVTVYEQGYGLFDVEAAWKLLKTDLETRTYTSTAPVCTPLSDLIGIDDEPTPDQGPGIYNRCAASEGGHKPGQAKTYQIKITRTSGPARAVTHRLSWVGNDGTFNAPTSVSVPLNRTITVSVTAKPSAGAHAALLKIDDPGTPVIDYEVMATVVAANELPKPAYSYRAAGKVDRNDTQSYFVNVPAGAGALQVNLSGLAAGSQTRFIAIDPNGIPRDSTSSVDCYTNYEPVSPCKGIERDYRNPAPGIWEIEVESRRTSPMLSNPYTITAAVQGVTLTPALTELASVEAGVGTPLTWTAKNTFGPIRATGQGGALGSVLESRPTIADGEVLEYTITVPAGTTRLDVAIGDTSDPIADLDLFLYRGDSTTFIARSADGDSEESVSLVNPAAGTYRVEIDGYAVPAGTTSFDYRDAYYSPALGSIAVPQAYTSLANGATLTVNGTITAATVPPAGRSLTGELQVVTDQGAVVGTAIVTVASVQ; this comes from the coding sequence GTGAGTCACCTCTCCAGCAGGGGTCGGCGGAGTCTCGCCACACTCCTGGCGTCCGGCCTCGCGGCCGGCGCCGTCATGCTCCCGGGCGCCGCCCCGGCGAGCGCGGACCCGACAGAAGCCGAGGTCCCCAAGTCCTCGCCGGCCGAGGCGCTCGGCGCCGAGGACGCGAAGCTGCTCGCCGAGGCCGAGGCCAGCGGCAAGCCCACGGTGACCGTCATGGTCGCCACCGACACCGGCGAGGCCGGCGCGGTCGCCGGAGAGCTGGAGGCGCTCGGCGCCACCGTCTCGCGCAGCGTCGACAAGCTCGGATACGTCCTCGCGAAGGTGCCCACCGGGGCCGTCGTGCGCGCGGCGCAGCTGCCGCGCGTCGCCGCGCTCGACCTGGACCGCACGCTCAGGCTGCCGGACCCGGCCGAGGGCCTGTCCACCGGTGCCGCCGCGAAGGCCGCCGCGGGCCCCGGCGCCACCACGCCGGCGAAGAACCCCTACCTGCCGACCGTGGACACCGGGTCGGTGGACTTCAAGAAGAAGAATCCGGCGTACGACGGCCGGGGCATCACGATCGGCGTCATGGACTCCGGCGTCGACCTGGACCACCCGGCGCTGCAGACCACGTCGACCGGCGAGCGCAAGATCGTCGACTGGTTCACCGCGACCGACCCGCTGGAGGACGCGACCTGGCGGCGGATGACGTTCGCGGCCGCGGGCCCGTCGTTCACGGTCAACGGCGCCGCGTTCACCGCGCCGGCCGGGTCGTACTTCTTCAACTTCTTCTACGAGTCGACCACCGCGGCCAGCGAGCCGGGCGGCGACGTCAACCGCGACGGCGACACCACGGACGCGTTCGGTGTGCTCTACGACCCGGCCACGCATGACATCCGGATCGACACCGACCTCGACCGCAGCTTCACCGACGAGACCGTGATGCGGCCGTACAAGGAGAAGTTCCAGGTCGGCCACTTCGGTACGGACAACCCGGCCACCGCGATCGCCGAGCACATGCCGTTCGTCGTGGAGTACCGCGAGGATGTGCAGGGCGCGGACTACGTGAGCATCGGCATCGTGGAGAGCGCGCACGGCACGCACGTGGCCGGCATCGCCGCGGGCAGCAACCTGTTCGGCAACGAGGCCTTCGACGGCCAGGCGCCGGGCGCGAAGATAGTCTCCGGCCGTGCCTGCAGCTGGGGCGGCGGTTGCACCTACGCCGCGCTCACCGACGGCATGGTCGACATGGTGGTCAACCGGCACGTCGACGTGATCAACATGTCGATCGGCGGCCTCTCCGGCCTGAACGACGGCCGGAACGCGTGGACCATGCTCTACAACCGGCTGATCAACGACTACGGCGTGCAGATGTTCATCTCCGCGGGCAACTCCGGCCCGGGCCTGAACACGCTCGGCGACCCGTCGACCGCGGCCGACGTGGTCTCGGTCGGCTCCAGCATCAGCAAGGAGACCTGGCTCGCCAACTACGGCTCGGTCGTCGGCACGGCGTACGGGATGCACCCGTACTCCTCGCGCGGCCCACGTGAGGACGGCGGCTTCAAGCCGAACATCGTCGCGCCGGGCTCCGCGATCTCCTCGGTGCCGACCTGGCAGCCGGGCCAGCCGGGCGCGCAGGCCGGTTACGCGCTGCCGCCGGGCTATGCCATGTTCAACGGCACGTCGATGGCGTCCCCGCAGGCCGCCGGTGCCGCCGCGCTGCTGCTCTCCGCGGCCCGCGCGAACGATCGCGGTCTCACGCCCGCGCAGCTGCGCCGCGGCATCTACACCTCGGCGAAGTTCATCAAGGACGTCACCGTGTACGAGCAGGGCTACGGCCTGTTCGACGTGGAAGCGGCCTGGAAGCTGCTGAAGACCGACCTGGAGACGCGGACCTACACGTCCACCGCGCCGGTCTGCACGCCGCTGTCCGACCTGATCGGCATCGACGACGAGCCGACGCCGGACCAGGGCCCGGGCATCTACAACCGGTGCGCCGCCTCCGAGGGCGGGCACAAGCCGGGGCAGGCCAAGACGTACCAGATCAAGATCACTCGGACGTCGGGCCCGGCCCGCGCGGTCACGCACCGGCTCAGCTGGGTCGGCAACGACGGCACGTTCAACGCGCCGACGTCCGTCTCCGTGCCGCTGAACCGGACGATCACGGTGTCGGTCACGGCCAAGCCGTCGGCCGGTGCGCACGCGGCGCTGCTGAAGATCGACGACCCGGGCACGCCGGTCATCGACTACGAGGTGATGGCCACGGTCGTCGCGGCCAACGAGCTGCCGAAGCCGGCGTACTCGTACAGGGCCGCCGGCAAGGTCGACCGCAACGACACCCAGTCGTACTTCGTGAACGTGCCGGCCGGTGCCGGTGCGCTGCAGGTCAACCTGTCCGGTCTCGCGGCCGGCTCGCAGACCCGGTTCATCGCGATCGACCCGAACGGCATCCCGCGGGACTCCACCTCGTCGGTCGACTGCTACACCAACTACGAGCCGGTCTCGCCGTGCAAGGGCATCGAGCGCGACTACCGGAACCCGGCGCCGGGCATCTGGGAGATCGAGGTCGAGTCGCGGCGGACGTCGCCGATGCTGTCCAACCCGTACACGATCACGGCCGCGGTGCAGGGCGTCACGCTGACCCCGGCGCTCACCGAGCTCGCCTCGGTCGAGGCCGGCGTCGGCACGCCGCTCACCTGGACCGCGAAGAACACGTTCGGGCCGATCCGGGCGACCGGGCAGGGCGGCGCGCTGGGCAGCGTCCTGGAGAGCCGGCCGACCATCGCGGACGGCGAGGTGCTGGAGTACACGATCACCGTCCCGGCCGGCACCACCCGGCTGGACGTGGCGATCGGCGACACCAGCGACCCGATCGCGGACCTGGACCTGTTCCTCTACCGGGGCGACTCCACCACGTTCATCGCCCGCAGCGCGGACGGTGACTCGGAGGAGTCGGTCTCGCTGGTGAACCCGGCGGCCGGCACCTACCGGGTGGAGATCGACGGGTACGCGGTCCCGGCCGGCACCACGTCGTTCGACTACCGCGACGCGTACTACTCGCCGGCGCTCGGCTCCATCGCGGTGCCGCAGGCGTACACGTCGCTCGCCAACGGCGCCACGCTGACGGTGAACGGCACGATCACGGCGGCCACCGTGCCGCCGGCCGGCCGCTCGCTCACCGGTGAGCTCCAGGTGGTCACGGATCAGGGCGCCGTCGTCGGCACCGCGATCGTGACCGTCGCGTCCGTGCAGTAG
- a CDS encoding helix-turn-helix domain-containing protein yields the protein MASSPLGDFLRRSRDQVSPADAGIRSTGARRVAGLRREEVAMLAGVSVDYYVRLEQGRERTPSAQMLDALSGALLLGEDARMHLFRLAGLAPRGLVDTGPEHADPSLLTLMDAWPDNPALLYGRAYDVLAANPLAEALFCGFSFSRNLMLTVFLDPAARTLYRDWPTIAAGSVAGFRLAFGAAPHHPRIRTVLTTLTEHSAEFRALWADHRARGKSMEVKSFHHPSVGETTLRMHTFDVRSAPGQELVVYHADPGTPSADALRLLASVSATR from the coding sequence ATGGCTTCCTCACCGCTCGGCGACTTCCTGCGGCGCAGCCGGGACCAGGTCTCGCCCGCCGACGCCGGCATCCGCAGCACGGGTGCACGGCGGGTGGCCGGGCTGCGCCGCGAGGAGGTCGCGATGCTGGCCGGCGTCAGCGTCGACTACTACGTGCGCCTCGAGCAGGGCCGCGAACGCACGCCGTCCGCCCAGATGCTCGACGCGCTCAGCGGCGCGCTGCTGCTCGGCGAGGACGCGCGCATGCACCTGTTCCGGCTGGCCGGCCTGGCCCCGCGCGGCCTCGTCGACACCGGCCCGGAACACGCGGATCCGTCGCTGCTCACGCTGATGGACGCCTGGCCGGACAACCCCGCGCTGCTGTACGGCCGCGCCTACGACGTGCTCGCCGCGAACCCGCTGGCCGAGGCGCTGTTCTGCGGGTTCTCGTTCTCCCGCAACCTGATGCTGACCGTCTTCCTCGACCCGGCCGCGCGCACGCTCTACCGCGACTGGCCCACGATCGCCGCCGGCTCCGTCGCCGGCTTCCGCCTCGCCTTCGGTGCGGCCCCGCACCACCCGCGCATCCGCACCGTCCTCACCACGCTGACGGAGCACAGCGCCGAGTTCCGTGCGCTATGGGCCGATCACCGCGCGCGCGGCAAGTCCATGGAGGTCAAGTCGTTCCACCACCCCTCGGTCGGCGAGACGACGCTGCGCATGCACACGTTCGACGTCCGCTCCGCGCCCGGCCAGGAACTCGTCGTCTACCACGCCGACCCGGGCACCCCGTCCGCCGACGCGCTCCGCCTGCTCGCCTCCGTCAGCGCGACCCGCTGA
- a CDS encoding ThuA domain-containing protein — translation MRILVYSRTTGFRHDSIPAGVAALTALGRDHGFEVVATEDPAVLTPADLSGFAAVTFLSTSGTVSDDPAAHDALEGYVRGGGGFAGIHAASTTEYDWPFFGTLVGARFDTHPEVQPARILVEDRAHASTAHLPETWARTDEWYDFRTNPRGSVRVLLRADETSYTGGKMGADHPLAWCHDTLGGRSFYTALGHTDASFAEPAMLAHLLGGLRYVSGSR, via the coding sequence GTGCGAATCCTGGTGTACAGCCGGACGACGGGCTTCCGGCACGACTCGATCCCGGCCGGGGTGGCGGCGCTGACCGCCCTCGGCCGGGATCACGGTTTCGAGGTCGTGGCGACCGAGGACCCCGCGGTGCTGACCCCCGCGGACCTGTCCGGGTTCGCCGCCGTCACGTTCCTCAGCACGAGCGGCACCGTCTCCGACGACCCGGCCGCGCACGATGCCCTCGAGGGCTACGTGCGCGGCGGCGGTGGTTTCGCCGGCATCCACGCGGCGTCGACCACCGAGTACGACTGGCCGTTCTTCGGCACGCTGGTCGGTGCCCGGTTCGACACCCACCCCGAGGTGCAGCCGGCCCGCATCCTGGTCGAGGACCGCGCCCACGCGTCCACCGCCCACCTCCCGGAGACCTGGGCGCGCACCGACGAGTGGTACGACTTCCGCACCAATCCCCGCGGCTCCGTCCGCGTCCTGCTGCGCGCCGACGAGACGTCCTACACCGGCGGGAAGATGGGTGCCGACCACCCGCTGGCCTGGTGCCACGACACGCTCGGCGGGCGGTCCTTCTACACCGCGCTCGGCCACACCGACGCCTCCTTCGCCGAGCCCGCCATGCTGGCCCACCTGCTCGGCGGCCTCCGTTACGTCAGCGGGTCGCGCTGA